The sequence below is a genomic window from bacterium.
GGGCGATCTCGCGGTCGTAACCGAGGCCGCATTCGCGCGCGGCGATGACGATGAAGCAGGCGGCGGCCACCAGCGCGGTCACCAGCGAGCTCAGGAAGTAGCCGAAGAGACCCCAGTCGAGCACCAGGACGAACCAGATGCTCGTCCCCAGACCGATGAACAGCCGCACCAGGCCGATGACCGAGAAGGCCACCGAGCGTCTCCTGATCAGCAGGATGGTGGCCGCGGCCAGGCCCGTCAGCTCCAGCACGAAGCCGCCCAGGGCCAGGATCAGCAGGACGGCCTGGTCGGACGATTCGAGCATCAGGGCGCTCAGGGGACGTGAGAAGACCGCCACGAGCGCCGTCAACGCCAGTGAGGAGCCGCCGATCAGCAGCACGCCGGTGCTGATGACCCGCGCCTTGAGCTCGGGCGGCTTGTCGTGGTAGATGCGGATGATCCCGCCCTGCGCACCGTAGGCCATCAGGCTCATCAGCAGGGCCAGGCCGGTCTCGACCATGCCGATCACGCCGTAACCCACGTCCTGCAGCACGTGGGCGTAGAACGGCAGCATGAAGAAGCTGATCAGCTTGCCCAGGACGGCCGCGATCGTGTAGATCGACGCGTGGCGGAACGTGCTGCGGACTTCGGACATCTACTCTCCGAGCGGTCGGAGTTCGCATCCGCGCGGCGCGGAGCGCAGGAACTGCTCGTGCCAGACGAGCGACGTGTAGATCTGCATCAGGTTGTGGAAATACCAGTCCTTGCCCTTGTCGAATTCGGACAGGAGCCGGTCGACCTTGGCCTGCAAGATGAAATCGCAGCCGGAGGCCGCCACGTCCGACAGGACACCGGTGATCTCGTCGCGATAGACCTTGTTCTTGCGCAGCCAGGCCTCGCGGTCGTGGTAGGTGACGCGGCTGCGCGGATTGATGCGGCCGCGGGTCAGCTTGCGTACGAGCTTGTTCAACTCCAGACGCTTCATGCGCCTGTCGACCGTGCGCGCTACGTCGCGGGGATCGGCGAAGAGATCGTGCCCGGTGCGGCTCCAGGGGACGCGGGCCAGGTCGGTGACGCGGCGGCGGTACATGTCCAGGTAGATCGGGTTCTGCAGCTTGTCGGGCAGCGGAATGCGCTGGTAGAGATCGAAGAGGTCGGTGTCGACAAAGGGCGTCAGGTCGTGGAAGAAGTACTTGTGCACGTCCACCGACGTCTGCATGCGCCGGCCCGTGTTCTGGACCAGGTGCATCATCTTCTGGATCCCGAACTGCGGGTAACGGCGGAAGTCCTGGAACGTGGACCATATCTGGTCCCGTGCCAGTTCCCTCATCTCCTGCGCGGTGTCGGGGGCCATGAAGAGATCGAAGGTCCGGCTGCCGCGGTCGGCTCCCGTGAAGGCGAGCACATTCCGCCGCAGTTCCTCCTCGTCCTCGATCAGGACGAGGTCCTCCGGCTTGATGTAATGCCCCGAACCGATGGCCAGGTAGGGCCCGATGATCCCGTTGAGAAAGGGATCCGGTCCCGGCCCGAGCTGAGCTGAGATGCCGATCAGTCCGGCGTTGCGCGCGTTGCACATGCCGTCGTTGAGCCAGACGGCCTGCCGGGCGTGCTCGCCGTACCAGGCGGGTCGGATCTCGATCAACTCGTGGCGGTGTTCGAGCCCCAGCGTGCGCACGACCTGACGCGCGATGAGGTATTCGTCGCAGTCCGGCTGTCCGTGGGTGAAGATCTGCAGGTCGTCGCCGCGCTCGCGCACCAGGTGCAGCAGCAGGCGCGAATCGAGACCTCCGGACAGCGCCACCACGATGCGTTTCGCGTCGGCCGGCAGGCGCTTGGCCATCGACCGCTCGTACAGGGACAGGGCCTCGTCCCCGAAATCCTCGCGGCTGCGCTCCTCGACCGCCTCGAAGTTCGGGCGCCAGTAGCGCTCGAGGGATGCGCGTCCGTCCCGCAGCACGAGCCGGCTGCCCCCCATCAGGATCTTCGCGCGACGCAGCAGGGTATGGTCGCCGAAGGGACATTCCTGGGCCAGGAAGGTCGCCACCGACGCCCGGTCGACCTCGAGGTCGACCCCGCGCCAGGCCAGGCACACCTTCAGCTCCGGCCCGAACAGGAAGACCTGATCGTCCAGGTACCAGTGCATCTGCGAGAAACCGAGATGGTCGTTCAGGATGATCAGGCGGCCGTCGCGGCCGTCGTCGATCACGAGGTTGAAGTGCCCGCCGACGCGGTGGATGAAATCGTCGCCGTCGGCGAGGTAGATCTCCAGCAGCCGGCGTGCGAAATCCGGCGCCGTGTCGGGCACGTGCCGTCCGTCGATCGTCAGGGCCGTTCCTTCGACGAGCAGACGCACGTCGCCGTCGGCCGCGAGGTGCGTTTCCTCCCTGAAGGCGGGATTGACGGAGACGGCGCCGAGGACCCTGCCGCCGCGCCGGCTGACGCAGCTCCGGTACCACTCCTGGTGGGTGATGAGACCGCGCATGGCGCCGGCGATGCCGCTCGCATCGCGGTCGGGTCTCAGGGCCACCACTCCGAAGATACCTGGCATGGATCACGGCTCCTTCCCGGGAAAGCTCCAGTCGACTGGCTGGCATGATAGCACAGCGGTCCGCGGGCGCCACGGGTTCCTGTCCTTGCCGCAAGAGCGGGCGCGGCCTAGAATGACCTCGACGCCAACCGGAGGTCCGATCATGCCCAGCCAGCCCTCGCCCGACCTGCAGACGTTCCCCAACCCCCGGACCGGGCGTGAATACGAGATACTCTTCGACTGCCCGGAATTCACCTGCCTCTGCCCGTTGACCGGTCAGCCGGACTTCGCCCGTTTCAAGATCCGCTACATACCGGACAGGCTGTGCGTGGAGCTCAAGTCGCTGAAGCTGTACCTCTGGACTTTCCGGGACAGGGGTGCGTTCCATGAGGAGGTGACCAACGAGATCCTCGACGAGCTGGCGCGGGTGCTCGACCCGTGGTTCCTGGAGATCGACGCCAAGTGGTTCGTGCGCGGCGGCATCACCACCTACGTCAGGGGCCGGCACGCCAAGGAGGGCTGGCAGGGAGAGCCACCGTCCCCCCGCGACGCCTGGTGACACTCAACCGAGATGACCGTAGATAGCCACGAAGTGGCAGATGCTGCCGGTCAGCACGAACAGGTGCCAGACGGCGTGATGGTAGCGCATGCCCCGCCAGAGGTAGAAGACGGTGCCGCCGGTGTAGGCCACCCCGCCCGCGAGCAGCCAGGCGAGCCCTGCGGACGGCACGTTGGCCAGCATGGGCTTGATCGCGATGATGCAGACCCAGCCCAGTCCGATGTAGAGCAGGGTCGAGAGCAGGCGGAACTTGCCTGCGAACCGCACCTTGAACAACACACCCACGACCGTCAGTCCCCACACAACGCCGAAGAGGCTCCAGCCCCACGGGCCGCGCAGGCTCACCAGCAGGAAGGGCGTGTTGGTCCCGGCGATCAGCACGTAGATGAAGGCATGGTCGAGCACCTGGAAGACCGACTTGGCGCGTCGCGGCGTCAGGGCGTGGTACAGGGTCGAGGCCGTGTAGAGCAGCACGAGCGTCGCGCCGTAGATGGCGAAGCTGACCATGCGCCAGGGATCGCCGCTGGCGACGGCCCGCACCACCAGCAACACCAGCCCGACCACGCTCAGGGCGGCGCCGAGACCGTGGGTGACGCTGTGGGCGATCTCCTCGCCGACCGTGAAGGACCGCTTGTCGCTCCGCATCAGGGCTCCCGTCTGATGATCCGCCGCCCGCAGGAGGGGCAAGCACCTTCCCCGTCCAGCAACGCCTCGACCGCATACCCGCCGCGCCGGACGACCGTTTCGCCGCAGCCGGGGCAGACGGTGTCGGAGGCTCCGGCCAGAATCACGTTGCCCAGGTAGACGAAGTCAAGCCTGGCGCGGGCGATCGCGGCCGCCCGCTGCAGGGTCGCCACCGGGGTGGGCGGTGCCCGCAGCTTCCAGGCGGGGCGGTAGGCCGAGAAGTGCAGCGGGATCGCGCGGTCCACACCCGCCACGAAGTCGACCAGGGCCTCGATCTGCACGTCGGCGTCGTTGTGGCCGGGGATGACCAGGTTGGTGATCTCCAGATGCACGCCGGCGGCGTGCAGATGCTCGATGGCGTCGAGCACCGGCTGCAGGCGCGCCTTGCAGATCTTGCGGTAGAAGGCGTCCTCCATGGATTTGAGGTCCACGTTGGCGGCGTCGAGCAGGGGAGACAGCTGTGCCAGGGGACCGGGATTGAGGAAACCGTTGGTCACCACCACGTTCCGCAGTCCGGCTTCGCGGGCCAGGCGCGCCGTGTCGCGCACGTACTCGTACCAGACCAGGGGCTCGCTGTAGGTGTAGGCGATGCCCACCGAGTCGAGTCCGGCGGCCATGGCGACCGCGGCGGCAGGTTCGAGGCGGCGGGTGGCGCCGCCGCGCTGCTGGCTGATGGTCCAGTTCTGGCAGAAGGCGCAGTGGAGATTGCAGCCTGCCGCGGCGATGGAGAAGATCTGACGGCCGGGATGGAAGTGGTACAGGGGCTTCTTCTCGAT
It includes:
- the queF gene encoding preQ(1) synthase, which produces MPSQPSPDLQTFPNPRTGREYEILFDCPEFTCLCPLTGQPDFARFKIRYIPDRLCVELKSLKLYLWTFRDRGAFHEEVTNEILDELARVLDPWFLEIDAKWFVRGGITTYVRGRHAKEGWQGEPPSPRDAW
- a CDS encoding hemolysin III family protein; amino-acid sequence: MRSDKRSFTVGEEIAHSVTHGLGAALSVVGLVLLVVRAVASGDPWRMVSFAIYGATLVLLYTASTLYHALTPRRAKSVFQVLDHAFIYVLIAGTNTPFLLVSLRGPWGWSLFGVVWGLTVVGVLFKVRFAGKFRLLSTLLYIGLGWVCIIAIKPMLANVPSAGLAWLLAGGVAYTGGTVFYLWRGMRYHHAVWHLFVLTGSICHFVAIYGHLG
- the amrS gene encoding AmmeMemoRadiSam system radical SAM enzyme; amino-acid sequence: MTATVQAAWWRPARNGAVVCELCPLGCRVRAGRDGPCGTRGNRGGEMRPLQYAQVVSAGLDPIEKKPLYHFHPGRQIFSIAAAGCNLHCAFCQNWTISQQRGGATRRLEPAAAVAMAAGLDSVGIAYTYSEPLVWYEYVRDTARLAREAGLRNVVVTNGFLNPGPLAQLSPLLDAANVDLKSMEDAFYRKICKARLQPVLDAIEHLHAAGVHLEITNLVIPGHNDADVQIEALVDFVAGVDRAIPLHFSAYRPAWKLRAPPTPVATLQRAAAIARARLDFVYLGNVILAGASDTVCPGCGETVVRRGGYAVEALLDGEGACPSCGRRIIRREP